The genome window TCGCTAGTTTTAGAACAGTTGGTCGAAGTAGAAGAACGAATGCGAAATAGATGTGACGCAATAGATGTGATCTGTCGGCAGTTGATGCAACAGTTGAACATTGATGAGTGTTTGTTATCGATAAGCAACGAGGAGATCGTGGACTGTGGAGAAAGAGTAGAAGTTTCCGACAACTACGAAATGTTTATTCGTTCATGTTCCGAAGGGATTGCGGAATTAGTGTTGGAAAAGGTgaaagagaaaaatcaaaatggaaATGTTGGAGAAAAGATGCGGGAAATTTTGAAGAAGATGAGCGGATTGGCAAGAAGGGTTTTGAGCGAGATCTTTTTTCCAATAATAATTGAAGGTAAAACTAGTTGCTAGGTCTTTTAATGTGAATCTTTTGTACAGAATATTATCATGACATACAATGTACCAACTCCTTTattgttgaatttttgttttaataaacaacttaataaatgtgtttttcttttattgtagCAATAATGATTAGATAAtaggtatgtatgtactttAAAAAACCATTACcaaaccaaattttaaaatacatattttcatttcataaatgtcaaatgtttaatattttatattgcGCAGCCTatacctaattaaaaaattgaaaaaagcaGTGATAGATAAGATTTGAAACAATTCTGGAAGAAAATGGATACCTACGAATTCGTAGTTTTCGATcaaaaactgacaaaaatgtatattttttattttatgtgatGATCTTTCTAAAATAAGAcactcaaaattaaataatacactttttgattttcataCAAATCATGATATTAATAATTTCCTAAATTTGAAGAaccttttttattaaaattagaaacagTCTTTGAAAACGAAATGAAATTCCATTTTGTGTAACTTGTCTGTTTTGCGAGACGACACAAAATAAGGCATTTTCTAaatggttacataaatagctattgaAGCAAAATTTTCACCCATATAGTACTTGCCTTTCTTTCAAAATACCGCCAAATTTGTGGTAAATTATGTAATGCTGCCATCGTTCGGCAAATTACGGAGCTTAAACAAAGTGTTTGAAGATCACTGTAAATACTTTATTTAGCCGAATGTATTTAACGAAAATGAActagttaattatttttcacgtGCATCGTATAAaggaaattttataataaaatgtaaaatttgtattaTGTTAATAATCTTGTGGgtatgcaacacaaaatacacaTCTGACAGAAGCGAAAGGTGATGTCATTACAATTTATCGATTCCATTGCTCTTCATATTACTGTATATTacttaaatatgaaaattgagtataattttttctaatcCAACATGCAACAATTGATTTGTGACGAAAAATGTGTCCATGTTTTCCACTTTTTCACCTTGATTCGTATGTCCTTGATTCGGACCATCTGCATGTCcttgtcatttttgatccaATCGAATCACGTCCCTCTACACTCCTCTCACGTGATTGGTCGGCGGCCAACCGTCACAGCCGTTACTacaattttaatcattttcgTTTTCAAGTCGGTCGTAGTCGCGTttttagtgtaatttttttgttttttcgtaTCGTAGTGTAAATTATCCGTATAATGTCGTTCCCTAGGGCCAAAATACAAAGATTTAACGAGATAAAAGGTGAGAATCGATTTTTCAACCACCCCAAGATTCGTTATCACTTCAAAGACAATTTTAGCCTGCACCCCCTCGCCTGCAAAGTACAATGTTTCCAcacaagaaaaaatcaaaatggggGTCATGGGCAAGGCAGGGACGTACGTGAAGAGGTCCGGAAGCCCCTCCAGATCGGACACGGGTTCAGTCCACAGCACACCATGTTTTCAAACAGTGAGTTAAAAAACCACGATCGGCGgcgatattttgtttttgtttcattgtAGCCAACTGTGCCGtcgaagaaaaagaaattgttaGGATTGTCGTTTAAGAGTACAAAAACGGTCGATGCGGAGGAGTTGCgggaaaaaattgtagaatGTAATAACAAAGACTTGTACATTAGTGATCTCACAGAACAAGTGGAGGAAATGACCGCGAGAATTACCGATTTACAGAAGGAAAACGCACGATTGCAAAGTGAAAAAGATGAGTGCGAGGGGGCGCTGGTGGCAttgcaaaaacaacaaaaagaaGTCAGTCTTGAATGTTCTAAACGGTACAGCGAGATTAACGTTCATTTCAAGGATATGGCTCGACAATTGCGTCAAATTCGAGAAGAACATGAAAATTTAAGGAGTCACAATTTGGTCGATTTGGCCAAGTTGTTGACGTACATTGGGAAAATTCAGGAGTTGTACGATATAACCATAGAAGAGTGTAAAGGAGAGCTCGAGAGAGAGAGACGAGAAGCACGGGAAAAGAAAGAGAAGATGCGACGGGATCATTTTGAAGAAGTTGAGTTGCTGATCACACAACATGAGCAAGAGGGTGCAACTATCGAGAAGAAATTAGAAGAAAGCGAGGAGAGAGTCAAGTTGCTTGAGGAGACTCTAAAGGATGCAAATTTACGCAGCGAGCTGCAAATTAAAGAAAAGACTGAAGAAATGCAGTTGTTGGATAAACGGCACCGGGAAGAAAAAGATGAGGTCGGCAAGAAATTAGAAGAAAGCGAGGCGAAAATCAGACTGCTGGAGGAGAATTTCAAAGATGTCAACGTTTTGACGGAACTTCAGATGAAAGAGAAAATTCAGGAGATCGAGGTCGGTTGGAAGCTCGAACTGATGAAAAAGGAGAAGGAGCACGAAGCCATTTTGAAAGAGTGTCAAGAGATCAGCGAATATAACATTATCCAAAGCGAACTCGAAAAAAACGAAATCAAGGCGCTGTTGTCGGAGAAAGAACAATCCTATGAAGCAGTAGAAATCAAACGTGAGCAGTTGGAAGAGGAGGTGAACAATTTAAAGAACGAAAAGCACGCTTACGAACTGTCAATTAGTACATTTAGGGATACGATCGAGGTGTTGAAGAGGCGCTTGATCAACTCGGACAGAGACGTGGAACAACTGAAAGAAGAGCTTGAAAAAAGTGAAGCAAAAATTCTACAGTTCGAGAAGAAATGTATCGAATTGTCCGACCAACTACAGGAAGCACAAAACGGCAAAGAAGAACTGGAAATGCAGTACGAatcgacgtcgaaaatcatgCAGAGTCAAGTCTCGGCAGTCGAGAAGAACCTGTTGGAGAAAGTCGACGCCCTCAGTTCCGAATCTCGGAAGATGCTGAAAGACAAGGAATTGCTCGACGAGGTTTTGCAACAGTACAAAGATCAACAGAGCACGGTAGCTGAGGCGCAGGAGGCCATAAAGCTATCGAATTCCCTCATAGACTCGATGGAACTCAAACAGAGCGAATTGGAGGCGGAACTGAAGGTCTGTATGGCGAAACTGGAAGAAGAGATCGAAGAGGGGGCCGAAGTCAGGAAGAAATACATCGAGAAGAGCGGCAAGTACGACGAGTTGGCCCAGCAGTTCGAGCAGTTGTTGCAGGAGCTCGACAGAGCCAAAGGGAGGACGCAGGAGTTGGAGAAGTTGATCGGGCCGTATCAAGAACAGTTGGAAGCTTACCACTGCGAGTTGAGTTTGTTGAGTAACGAGAAATCTAGCATAGCTAACCAAGCCAAAGAATTAGGTCTGAAATACGCCGAAATACTAGGACATCAAAATCACAAGCAGAAGATCAAGCACGTCAAAGATCTGAAAGAGAAGTTGTCGGAGTTTTCCCAGAAAAATATGGAGCTGGAGgcgaaaaattacaaatcgaaTAAGTTAATAGAAAAGTTGAAGAAGGAAATCGACGATCTGAGAAAACCCGGGAAAAAGTTGAAGATCGGAGAAGACAAGGAGAATATGGCAAGTCCGAAGTGTCTGAAGGGGACGCAGAGTCCCGGCCCGTTGAAGGACAAAAATTAgactaatttattaattttacatgtttaactaatttttttctttttaatttatttaattgtgtTCTACAATGAAAAGGCTGATTAGTGTAAAtggtattttttattcttttataattgagcataataaaaaataatttatttttagcgtTAGTAGATTCTTagaatcaaaacattttatgtcAACTAGTACAAAATATAATGTTGGATAAACCTGTCGCTTGaactttgttttgtttgtgttcttgacattttttttttgttttttttttaaatgaggaATAGTTTCCAGTGAGAACCCGATTAGTACAatcaatattatttattattaggtaaatagaaaaatggtacattttagttataaataaaaacgatTCATAGAATCAAGTACAAGGTGTATATCGTTACAAAAAGCTCAtcgtataaataaaatacaaaatataataTCAGATAATTACGATTAATTGGACTGTTTTTCAGTACATCTCAAGCCTCACATTTACTATTGCTAGAACTAGTTCGAGTATAAAAACGTGTCGTACATTTGGCAAATTTTCAACAATGATGTATAAGAGATCAAAAAGGTTTAGTAGGCCTAATACCCTGTCCATGCGGTGGCGGCGGCGACCGTCAGACTTCGAGCGAACATCGAAACCGCCCCCG of Tenebrio molitor chromosome 6, icTenMoli1.1, whole genome shotgun sequence contains these proteins:
- the LOC138132664 gene encoding hyaluronan mediated motility receptor-like isoform X1, which produces MSFPRAKIQRFNEIKACTPSPAKYNVSTQEKIKMGVMGKAGTYVKRSGSPSRSDTGSVHSTPCFQTPTVPSKKKKLLGLSFKSTKTVDAEELREKIVECNNKDLYISDLTEQVEEMTARITDLQKENARLQSEKDECEGALVALQKQQKEVSLECSKRYSEINVHFKDMARQLRQIREEHENLRSHNLVDLAKLLTYIGKIQELYDITIEECKGELERERREAREKKEKMRRDHFEEVELLITQHEQEGATIEKKLEESEERVKLLEETLKDANLRSELQIKEKTEEMQLLDKRHREEKDEVGKKLEESEAKIRLLEENFKDVNVLTELQMKEKIQEIEVGWKLELMKKEKEHEAILKECQEISEYNIIQSELEKNEIKALLSEKEQSYEAVEIKREQLEEEVNNLKNEKHAYELSISTFRDTIEVLKRRLINSDRDVEQLKEELEKSEAKILQFEKKCIELSDQLQEAQNGKEELEMQYESTSKIMQSQVSAVEKNLLEKVDALSSESRKMLKDKELLDEVLQQYKDQQSTVAEAQEAIKLSNSLIDSMELKQSELEAELKVCMAKLEEEIEEGAEVRKKYIEKSGKYDELAQQFEQLLQELDRAKGRTQELEKLIGPYQEQLEAYHCELSLLSNEKSSIANQAKELGLKYAEILGHQNHKQKIKHVKDLKEKLSEFSQKNMELEAKNYKSNKLIEKLKKEIDDLRKPGKKLKIGEDKENMASPKCLKGTQSPGPLKDKN
- the LOC138132664 gene encoding hyaluronan mediated motility receptor-like isoform X2 — its product is MSFPRAKIQRFNEIKACTPSPAKYNVSTQEKIKMGVMGKAGTYVKRSGSPSRSDTGSVHSTPCFQTPTVPSKKKKLLGLSFKSTKTVDAEELREKIVECNNKDLYISDLTEQVEEMTARITDLQKENARLQSEKDECEGALVALQKQQKEDMARQLRQIREEHENLRSHNLVDLAKLLTYIGKIQELYDITIEECKGELERERREAREKKEKMRRDHFEEVELLITQHEQEGATIEKKLEESEERVKLLEETLKDANLRSELQIKEKTEEMQLLDKRHREEKDEVGKKLEESEAKIRLLEENFKDVNVLTELQMKEKIQEIEVGWKLELMKKEKEHEAILKECQEISEYNIIQSELEKNEIKALLSEKEQSYEAVEIKREQLEEEVNNLKNEKHAYELSISTFRDTIEVLKRRLINSDRDVEQLKEELEKSEAKILQFEKKCIELSDQLQEAQNGKEELEMQYESTSKIMQSQVSAVEKNLLEKVDALSSESRKMLKDKELLDEVLQQYKDQQSTVAEAQEAIKLSNSLIDSMELKQSELEAELKVCMAKLEEEIEEGAEVRKKYIEKSGKYDELAQQFEQLLQELDRAKGRTQELEKLIGPYQEQLEAYHCELSLLSNEKSSIANQAKELGLKYAEILGHQNHKQKIKHVKDLKEKLSEFSQKNMELEAKNYKSNKLIEKLKKEIDDLRKPGKKLKIGEDKENMASPKCLKGTQSPGPLKDKN